The genome window TTTGCTCTTAGCCTCGAAGACCAAGTTTTATTTATCGGAGCAGATGGAAGTATATTAGGAAAAAGAAATATTTCTATGCCAGCCAGAATGCGACCTTCGGGTGAAAAAGATACTGCGTTCTTAGAAACAAAAGAAGAAATTATTTCATTTAAACTTTTTAAATAAGTCATGCGGGTTGCTTCTACTGATCTAGTTCCATTTTTATGTAAGGCAACGGGAAGATGTTGTATTCATAACCTGGTGATTTTGTCAAGCTTTGATATATTTCGAATTGGAAAGACGTTAGGCGCATCAGCAAAAGAATTATTTGAGAAAAAATTAATTACCTACAGAATTAATCCAGCTAGTTTTTGGATGGAGCCTATTCTAAATTCCAGGACTAATTCTACTTGTCCTTTTCTGTTTAGGGAAGTCGATGCAAACCCGGAACAGTATCTATGCGATATATATGAATCTCGTCCACTGGTCTGTCGAATTTATCCGCTTAAGTATGATAAAGATAATTCTGTCTTTATGCGTTTTCTTCCCGCTGAGCATAGATGCTTTGAATGCATTACAACTGAAAATAATCCTACACTAGAAGATTATCTAAATACATCCAATATAAATGAATTGCTAGAAGAGTTTAATCAATATTTGGCGCTAGTCGATAAGATTTCAGCAAGTGGTATGAATCTGGAAAAAATAAAAAAGAATAAAGCTGCTCAAAAGAAATTTTTCGAAATTCAATCTATTCTCTATGAGACTTATCCAGAGAAAGAAAATACGCATACTTCCCTGCCATTTGAAAAAATAAAAATAAGGATAGAAGAAGTATTGGATAAGAGTGAACGGAAATAAAGTAACTATTACAGTCATTTCGAACGAGCGATTTCCAAGTTTGCGAAAGTGAGAAATCTATCCTCCTTAATGCTATATTACTTTAAGTAAGGTAGACCCCTCATGTTTTTTCCGCACGAGCTAGTCGCTACCTTCGTCTTCGCGTGTTCGGGGTGACAGGGGTAAATCCTAATTATCCCTACTTCTTTTCGTCTTTTTTGAATAACCCTTTTAATTTGTCCTGGGTTTCTTTGTCCTGTGCTTTTTCTTTGATAGTTTCGATTACTTTTTTGCCTTCATCGGTTTCGGCTTTTTCTTTTATCGTGTCGATCAAAGATTTTTCATTGCCTGTAGCATTTGCTTTCTCAGCGGTTGGTTCTGTTGTTTCGGCAGAGGAACAGTAGAGGAAGGTAAGCAAAATGAGAGAAGTATACCATTTCTAGAAAGATTCCAATTAAATAACTTTCACTAAGAGACTCCTGTAAATAAATGATTATTAAATGACTTTTAAAAAATAAAACCAGAAGGCAAGAAATTAAAAAAGTTTAAAGCTAGATTGAATTAGAAAAAGTCCAGGCTTGATTCTTTCGAAATCTTCTTCGTAGTAGAATTCGATGATGGAAAAAGTTTTTTCTGCCTGGGTGAAACAGAAGATATTGATGCTGCCGGGATTTAGGAAAAGAATTTTTCCAGTGAGTTTCACTCCGTAGCCTTTTTGTTTGCCCCAGGAATCTCGGACTTCAACTTTTTCGGATTCAATTAGGTCTTCTTCAAATTCGGATTTGAATTCTTCGACGCAGGATTTGTTGTCCATTGCAGTTCCGTAGACAAAGAGTTGGATATAAGAGTTGCCAGTGCTTTCGATGAGATAACTTTTGAAATCGAGGTTGACTTTATTCTCTTTGTCTTCCTGGTATTCCCAGTTGGAAGGATATTTTAATTCGAATAATTCCTGCTTGATCATCTTTGGATTTGTGATGGCGGGAATTTTTTCTTCCTCAAAAAAAGACTGAATGCGCTTACAGTCCGAACCCAGGCATAGGATAAGTAAGATTAGCCCTAAAAGCTTATGTTTCATGTGATCTTACCGTTTTGGGTTCCGTAGTAAAAGTTGCCACGTTTCTCAATGAGGTTACGAGAAAGTAACCCCTCTGCAATAATGAGAAGACCTGAAACAGCACTTTCTTTTTTTTCTAAGTCTGCGTCTTTTTCTACTGCCATGAGACTGTGGACGTATTCTCTTCGTTTGCCGTCAAGAATTCCAAGCATAGAGCCTACGACTTTTGGATCTCCATGTAAAAAGGCAAGAGCAAGAGTCGATGGTGGGGTTTCATTACAAACATAGAAGAGAGCAAGGTTATCCAAATAGGTTAAGTCTTGAAATTTTGAAAAATGAGAAATATCGGAACCGGACATTTTATTCTTGCTCCTGCACTTTGGTCTTGAGGTATTTGATCAGATAATCACTCTTAGGCGCTTCCCCGGTAGCTTCTTTGATTAAATCCTTTGGATCAAGAATGCGACCATGAGAATATACTTTCTTGGCTAGCCATTTATTCAAGCTAGTTACATCACCACGATTGATGACATCGTCCCAAAAACTTTCATGTGTTGTAAAGAAGTGATGGAATAGTTGCGCCGAATAGATATTACCCAGTGTGTAAGTAGGGAAATAACCGAAGGCTCCGCCACTCCAATGCACGTCTTGAAGGACCCCTTCTGAATCATCGTTGATTGTTAGATCGAAGCTTTCTTTCATTTTTTGATTCCAGACTTCGGGAAGGTCGGAAACTTTAATTTTGCGAGAGATTAAAGCGCGCTCAATTTCAAAACGTAAAATGATGTGAAGATTGTAAGTTACTTGATCTGCTTCTACTCGAATCTTGGATTTATTGACTGAGTTTAGGTGATTGTATAGATCGTTAAAAGGTAGATCATAGTGATAGATGTTAAATTCTTTTAGAAGAATTGGATAAAAATATTCCCAGAAGGCACGGGATCTTCCTACTTGGTTTTCCCAGAGACGACTTTGGGATTCGTGAACGCCTAAAGAAGCTGCAGCAGTCAGGGGAGAGGGGTAATCCTTCATTTGCCCCAAGCCGTATTCATAGAGTGCATGTCCTGTTTCATGCAAGACTCCAAAGATAGACGAAAGAGGATCTGTGATATGGTAACGAGTTGTTATCCGCTTGTCCTTAGAGCCGAGGCTTGTAGAAAATGGATGGACACTTATATCGAGCCGAGAGGCAGTAGGGGGTAATCCTAATAAGCCCGGAAGTTTATCGTTGAATGCTTTTTGTAATTCTACTGGAACTGGCTTTTTAAAAGGAGATGGATACGATTTTCCTTCATTGACGATTGGAATTAAAGAGTTCTTGAGATGAAGAAAAAGATTTTCCAGGTCATGTGACTTTGCACCTGTCTCGTAGCCTTCGAGCAGTGCGTCATAACGCTCGGTGGTATAACCATAGCACTCCGCCATTTCGATAGAGAGCTCTGTGATTTCAGTGAGAGTAGGCTCAAAGGATTTGAAGTCTTTATTTTTTTTTGCGTCAGCCCAAATTCCATGAGCAAGATTTGTAAGCTTTGAAAATCGCTCGACTAGTTCAATGGGAAGTGTGATGGCACGATTTCTATCGCGCTCTAGAATTTCTAATTCCCTTCTGAGAGGTGCAGCTTCGGGAGGATTTTTGGCGATTAGGTTTTTAATATTTTCAATTTGGCGCTTAGATTCATCGCCCGTAAACATTTTGTGCGATAAGGAAGACAACTGCGAAATCTGCTCTGCTCTCTCTTCCCGTCCATCGTCCGGCATCATGACCTCGCTATCCCAATGCAGTAAGCTTAAAATGTCACCAAGACGAGTGTATTCTTTCCAAAAATTTCTATACGATTGTAATTCATTCATCATAAATAAAGAATATTTTTAAAAGCGTTTGGAGAAAACCATTTAATCTTCTTGACAGGAAAAATATATTTAAAAAGATAACATTATTATCTCAATGCGGGCGTGGTGTAACGGTAGCACAATAGCCTTCCAAGCTCTTAGAGAGGGTTCGAGTCCCTTCGCCCGCTAAATTCCCCCTAGATTCCCATATTCCATAATAGGCAAGCAATCTTTCCAGTTGATAATACTTGAATTGGGAAAAGAAATGGAAAAAATTTTTTCTTTTTTTAAAATCCCCAAGTTACGAAATATACTAGCAACGGAGAAGATTTCACAATGATAAAATTATTTTTAACAATTCAATTGGTTTTTCTATTGAGTGGAATTTTGGAAGTATCAAGTCTATTTGCTTTCGACCATTCTCATAAAGCATATGATGTCATTTTGAAAAAGTATGTTGCAAATGGGAAAGTCGCTTATTCGGAGTTAGCCAAAGATCCAAGTCTTAAGTCTTATCTTGATTCTCTTTCTTCTATACCGCAGGCGGATTACAACAGTTATTCGAAAGAACAAAAGCTTTCTTTTCTAATTAACGCATACAATGCATTTACCTTAAAATTAATTCTCGATCATTATCCAATAAAGAGTATTAGAAAAATTGGCTTTCTTCCCGGGGCTGCTTGGAAAAAAAAGTTTTTCAAACTACTAGGAGAAGAAAGAAATTTAGATTGGATTGAACATGAGAAACTTCGAAAAGATTTCGATGAGCCTCGGATTCATTTTACGATCGTTTGTGCTTCTATTGGTTGCCCTC of Leptospiraceae bacterium contains these proteins:
- a CDS encoding carboxypeptidase M32, translated to MMNELQSYRNFWKEYTRLGDILSLLHWDSEVMMPDDGREERAEQISQLSSLSHKMFTGDESKRQIENIKNLIAKNPPEAAPLRRELEILERDRNRAITLPIELVERFSKLTNLAHGIWADAKKNKDFKSFEPTLTEITELSIEMAECYGYTTERYDALLEGYETGAKSHDLENLFLHLKNSLIPIVNEGKSYPSPFKKPVPVELQKAFNDKLPGLLGLPPTASRLDISVHPFSTSLGSKDKRITTRYHITDPLSSIFGVLHETGHALYEYGLGQMKDYPSPLTAAASLGVHESQSRLWENQVGRSRAFWEYFYPILLKEFNIYHYDLPFNDLYNHLNSVNKSKIRVEADQVTYNLHIILRFEIERALISRKIKVSDLPEVWNQKMKESFDLTINDDSEGVLQDVHWSGGAFGYFPTYTLGNIYSAQLFHHFFTTHESFWDDVINRGDVTSLNKWLAKKVYSHGRILDPKDLIKEATGEAPKSDYLIKYLKTKVQEQE
- a CDS encoding DUF547 domain-containing protein, whose product is MIKLFLTIQLVFLLSGILEVSSLFAFDHSHKAYDVILKKYVANGKVAYSELAKDPSLKSYLDSLSSIPQADYNSYSKEQKLSFLINAYNAFTLKLILDHYPIKSIRKIGFLPGAAWKKKFFKLLGEERNLDWIEHEKLRKDFDEPRIHFTIVCASIGCPLLANEAYTPEKFEKQMQTAYLLFLNDASKNRYDVAANTLYLSPIFDWFKIDFTRKGSLIQFVQPAYKINIREDAKILYTDYDWNLNDNPAR
- a CDS encoding YkgJ family cysteine cluster protein; amino-acid sequence: MRVASTDLVPFLCKATGRCCIHNLVILSSFDIFRIGKTLGASAKELFEKKLITYRINPASFWMEPILNSRTNSTCPFLFREVDANPEQYLCDIYESRPLVCRIYPLKYDKDNSVFMRFLPAEHRCFECITTENNPTLEDYLNTSNINELLEEFNQYLALVDKISASGMNLEKIKKNKAAQKKFFEIQSILYETYPEKENTHTSLPFEKIKIRIEEVLDKSERK